From the Colletotrichum lupini chromosome 10, complete sequence genome, one window contains:
- a CDS encoding RhoGEF domain-containing protein gives MVRVTEELALSAEQLTLYHASDPLLGHLPVLIFHGASTTANYTLNSSRVQIHVYSPAGYQSFPRLTIQPNSPFYAVVNHLPREWQGDEIYRGLAFGLYKYFQELPEVVKNHLKNTYPTTRGRRPGSGPALFGEQHAADLAKNMIKSENTVEVLETLQTALQTQHLSNVDVDFVLPPGSIVPLQPEDLDDAPEDDDEFLDPTLRQYGGYTSLVKLLGEPLFLPTSRLRRAPSKPTSLNRSKSFSKDQKVDLRMKLGELVDTEERYVLKLNELVKHIADDFRQSAKQRDPSSLSPSEEELEKLFPRSADRILQVNSAFMEELRKIMDDTEEEAVRDMEVTTVALTGSRLGSPSKMKDPTGALAIARVFLEWFPKFTDCYQEYIRASQHFPTLLNSFLDQQSSFRQRVLQTGEQTVRSILIEPVQRLPRYSLLIDQIVSCLPMTHPALQSMLKARDIITNICSMDEPIPDKPQVTNRLRNMVESWPLDLEPQGRLILAADFVELPAPYRVLDPPEAAERAGIFVLFSDCLVILKKLGPKPMIGKDLLREIDKPSAAGLLLSMTNAAGGQPTYELAFTGWHNLADVRFTESTDGKLIWMTSTQEMKGAHAGEWVTGTAVTSRCFLLEETFTRASKWTEDIVKARVEGRFSEKEREDPSWTLRSIRMSDNNLGFFAAVFQEGADQLIDGRREPAPIRIVIDHEKGTKGAPIGHYGVEITVNVNSGDLKKVKMVTAGLNGKQFTDDVALDDFLPTLTRRIIQLLGTQFSVSNMRLAPALVSYYTKVLKGLPLMTRAEKTRSFLASSPVKGLFSSIWGGSTNTEAHSPPKHSRTPVTNVFPPPISRANSEAGSIYGSARGKDGIKMGGDDRPENPLVRLEQTFTGYVASLQARKGSIIGRMLLNRSLADELLVNDLYNRLIESPFDLDASSECSADVIFVAFEKFIRIAWGEQMGPIMTKQTLDTLLERMNRQVPGNFADFVNFIFKEMAPQNQRAFTALIKLLADLLDGCGNDGDRGILTVSFAELLVSDGTAQAYINLLDRLVEDCDRIFDDAGFGVNLTVQQAFESMNSRSVKSHSGSLTSNTSSIRRKFGFDTLLRQNSKNDSERPSVWRTLSKHGRHPASADAASSSSLSKMTSSRARSIDSGTQPGPNKLRRPGSRDRPPIAGAFDELPRPSSSQRPDMRLETIGEPDVESTPPVKSSKKKRRSSLSDLRSLMEAATITDPREKIEEAMMPLRINKQTSEKFNSTPRIPSPSRIPISPTSQSLRSPRMISPRQKENPMSPEALFSSPPAPPDRENTPSRTPKGHARGLSTSNIPTLRPTRPIGPVSQSTDSIPRPSTSPGKPPGSGKLRLQSPQKLRERLQTEKKAVEDVDASLQSELSKIAEEMSRVNSGLGGRTNTLDLRKLTASVKTLEERIPTMMSELTDRQTAIQRDMESTLRASETKVKSIDQLYRESTAENELMYEKFNSELGKIVKALKGKGREDKEELIRSLREHSEETARVKKENARLKREIVSLRTVMKGAD, from the exons ATGGTTCGTGTCACCGAGGAGCTGGCTCTGTCCGCAGAGCAGCTCACTCTTTACCATGCCTCCGACCCCCTCCTCGGACACCTGCCTGTCCTCATCTTCCACGGCGCCTCTACTACTGCCAACTACACCCTCAACAGCTCCCGCGTCCAGATCCACGTCTACAGCCCCGCCGGCTATCAGTCGTTCCCGCGCCTGACCATCCAACCCAACTCGCCCTTCTACGCCGTCGTCAACCACCTGCCGCGCGAATGGCAGGGCGACGAGATCTACCGAGGCCTCGCCTTTGGCCTGTACAAGTACTTCCAGGAGCTGCCCGAGGTCGTCAAGAACCACCTCAAGAACACATACCCGACCACAAGGGGGCGCCGCCCGGGGAGTGGGCCGGCCCTCTTTGGCGAGCAGCACGCTGCTGACCTCGCCAAGAACATGATCAAGAGCGAAAACACCGTCGAAGTTCTCGAGACGTTACAGACCGCCCTGCAGACCCAACACCTGAGCAACGTGGACGTCGACTTTGTCCTGCCTCCCGGCTCCATTGTGCCCCTGCAACCCGAAGATCTCGACGACGCGCCCGAGGATGACGACGAGTTCCTGGACCCAACTCTACGGCAATATGGAGGATACACATCACTGGTGAAGCTGCTCGGCGAGCCTCTCTTCCTACCCACCTCCAGATTACGGCGGGCGCCTTCTAAGCCGACATCGCTGAATCGCAGCAAGTCCTTCTCCAAGGATCAAAAGGTGGATCTGAGAATGAAGCTCGGGGAGCTGGTCGACACTGAGGAGAGATACGTGCTGAAGCTGAATGAGCTGGTGAAGCACATCGCCGACGACTTTAGACAATCTGCGAAACAGCGTGACCCGAGCAGCCTGAGCCCCTCCGAAGAAGAGCTCGAGAAGCTTTTCCCACGGTCGGCGGATAGGATATTACAGGTCAACTCTGCCTTCATGGAGGAGCTGCGCAAGATTATGGACGACACCGAGGAGGAGGCTGTCAGGGATATGGAGGTGACGACGGTTGCACTGACGGGATCCAGGCTGGGGTCGCCATCCAAGATGAAGGATCCCACAGGCGCACTGGCGATCGCGAGGGTATTCCTCGAGTGGTTCCCAAAGTTCACAGACTGCTACCAGGAGTACATTCGCGCCAGCCAGCACTTCCCCACGCTTCTCAACTCGTTCCTGGACCAGCAGTCGAGCTTCCGTCAACGGGTTCTGCAGACGGGCGAGCAGACTGTTCGCTCAATTCTCATCGAACCCGTTCAGCGTCTTCCCCGATACAGTCTGCTCATCGACCAGATTGTGAGCTGTCTTCCCATGACACATCCCGCGCTGCAATCGATGCTCAAAGCCCGCGACATCATTACAAACATCTGCTCCATGGATGAGCCTATCCCAGATAAGCCACAAGTGACGAACCGCCTGCGCAACATGGTTGAGAGTTGGCCCCTCGACCTCGAGCCCCAAGGAAGACTCATCCTCGCAGCCGACTTTGTGGAGCTCCCCGCACCCTACCGTGTGCTTGATCCCCCGGAGGCGGCGGAGCGCGCCGGTATTTTCGTCTTGTTTTCAGATTGCCTAGTCATTTTGAAGAAGCTAGGCCCGAAGCCAATGATTGGCAAGGACCTGTTGCGCGAAATCGACAAGCCTTCAGCAGCGGGTCTTCTCTTGTCCATGACGAATGCCGCCGGTGGCCAGCCGACCTACGAGCTTGCATTCACAGGCTGGCATAATCTGGCAGACGTGCGCTTCACTGAATCGACAGATGGCAAGCTTATTTGGATGACTTCAACCCAGGAGATGAAGGGAGCGCATGCAGGAGAGTGGGTGACGGGCACCGCTGTCACGTCGCGGTGCTTCTTGCTGGAGGAGACCTTTACGAGAGCGTCAAAGTGGACGGAAGACATTGTAAAGGCCCGTGTGGAGGGTCGGTTCTCGGAAAAGGAGCGCGAGGACCCTTCGTGGACCCTTCGTTCTATCAGAATGTCGGATAATAACCTCGGTTTTTTCGCTGCCGTCTTCCAGGAGGGCGCCGACCAGCTCATTGATGGCCGGAGGGAGCCTGCACCCATTCGCATCGTCATTGACCACGAAAAGGGCACCAAGGGTGCGCCGATTGGACATTACGGCGTTGAAATCACGGTCAACGTCAACAGCGGCGACCTGAAGAAAGTGAAGATGGTGACTGCTGGCTTGAACGGCAAACAGTTCACAGACGATGTAGCGCTGGACGACTTCTTGCCGACGCTTACACGACGGA TCATTCAATTACTGGGCACGCAGTTCAGCGTGTCAAATATGCGACTCGCACCCGCGTTGGTATCATACTACACCAAGGTTCTTAAAGGCCTGCCGCTCATGACGAGGGCAGAGAAGACGAGGTCGTTCCTTGCTTCTTCCCCAGTGAAGGGACTCTTCTCCAGCATCTGGGGTGGCTCAACCAACACTGAAGCACATAGCCCGCCTAAGCACAGCAGAACGCCCGTGACGAATGTGTTCCCTCCACCAATTTCACGAGCAAATAGTGAAGCAGGGTCCATCTACGGCTCGGCCAGGGGCAAAGACGGGATCAAAATGGGCGGCGACGACCGCCCCGAGAACCCCCTCGTACGGCTCGAGCAGACCTTTACAGGATACGTCGCCAGTCTCCAGGCCCGCAAAGGTAGTATCATCGGGCGGATGCTGCTGAACCGATCCCTTGCCGACGAACTCCTGGTCAATGATCTCTACAACCGGCTGATTGAGAGTCCGTTTGATCTCGACGCCTCGTCCGAGTGTAGCGCGGATGTGATATTTGTTGCCTTTGAGAAGTTCATTCGCATCGCTTGGGGCGAGCAGATGGGTCCAATTATGACGAAGCAGACCTTGGATACATTGCTGGAGCGTATGAACCGACAAGTACCAGGAAACTTTGCCGACTTTGTCAACTTCATCTTCAAGGAGATGGCGCCACAAAACCAAAGGGCGTTCACGGCTCTGATCAAGTTGCTTGCCGACTTGCTTGATGGCTGTGGCAATGATGGCGACAGAGGCATCCTGACGGTTTCGTTTGCAGAACTTCTCGTTTCGGATGGTACAGCGCAAGCCTACATCAACCTGCTGGACCGTCTTGTCGAAGACTGCGATAGAATCTTTGACGATGCCGGGTTCGGCGTCAACCTGACTGTTCAACAAGCCTTCGAGTCTATGAACTCTCGTAGCGTCAAGTCGCATTCGGGATCGCTGACTTCAAATACGTCTTCAATCAGACGCAAATTCGGGTTCGACACTTTGCTGCGGCAGAACAGCAAGAACGACTCGGAGCGGCCATCCGTTTGGCGCACGCTCAGTAAACATGGTCGGCACCCTGCCTCTGCAGATGCAGCCTCGAGTTCTAGTCTATCCAAGATGACATCGTCACGGGCAAGGTCAATCGACTCGGGGACACAACCGGGGCCTAACAAGCTGAGAAGACCCGGCTCAAGAGACAGACCACCGATTGCTGGTGCTTTTGACGAGCTTCCCAGACCGAGCAGCTCGCAACGGCCCGACATGCGCCTGGAGACGATCGGTGAGCCCGATGTCGAGTCAACGCCTCCTGTCAAGTCATCAAAGAAGAAGCGGCGTAGCTCTCTATCTGATCTGCGAAGCCTTATGGAGGCGGCGACGATTACGGACCCCAGGGAGAAGATTGAGGAAGCGATGATGCCGTTGCGCATCAACAAGCAGACTTCAGAAAAGTTCAACTCGACGCCCCGGATACCCTCGCCATCTAGGATACCGATAAGCCCGACATCCCAGAGCCTGCGGTCTCCTCGCATGATCTCGCCGCGCCAAAAGGAGAACCCCATGTCGCCTGAAGCGTTGTTCTCGTCACCGCCAGCGCCCCCCGATCGCGAAAATACTCCCAGCCGTACACCAAAGGGACATGCTAGAGGCCTGTCCACTTCCAATATCCCAACACTCAGACCGACTCGCCCGATAGGCCCAGTCTCTCAATCGACCGACTCAATCCCCAGACCATCTACGAGTCCTGGCAAGCCACCGGGAAGCGGCAAGCTCCGCCTACAGTCGCCACAGAAGCTCCGGGAGCGGCTGCAGACGGAGAAGAAGGCGGTTGAGGATGTCGACGCATCACTTCAGTCGGAGCTGTCCAAGATTGCCGAAGAGATGTCACGAGTCAACTCTGGTCTCGGTGGACGCACCAACACGCTGGACCTGCGCAAGCTGACAGCTTCGGTCAAGACGCTCGAGGAACGGATACCGACGATGATGTCGGAGCTGACGGACCGACAGACGGCGATCCAACGCGACATGGAGAGCACGCTGAGAGCATCCGAGACAAAAGTCAAGAGCATTGATCAGCTGTACAGAGAATCGACGGCCGAGAACGAGCTCATGTACGAAAAGTTCAACAGCGAGTTGGGCAAGATTGTCAAGGCGCTCAAGGGCAAGGGCCGAGAAGACAAGGAAGAGCTCATCCGAAGCCTACGTGAACACAGCGAGGAGACGGCGAGGGTGAAGAAGGAGAACGCGCGGCTGAAGAGGGAGATAGTCAGTCTGCGGACGGTCATGAAGGGTGCCGACTGA
- a CDS encoding Rad4 transglutaminase-like domain-containing protein produces MPPYVPRKRLREESPVKQTPKRQQVAKGQGKTPASSGRRKPTLYDDLDATTTSESSKVGRAALDTISDSDETSSLSDLSDGDFEDVPLANGHKVEEVSEDDDNDDIEFEDVPAPRATLAVAPTTSKDLQLTLDAGLGTAMTDPYGDKKGPTKREKKVRNLTHCIHVQYLLWHNAIRNSWISDQEVQAIMMSHVPPRLWEEVERWRRTSGLVTRPKQTPTKVAKPAKKTRGKGKGKKTENDDSRDWGAAAERLEAGAVDMSHGDPLFRLMRALAAWWRQRFRVTAPGIRKWGYMPPERLGRLRKAWEKEGKDDEKFGERINGLEGFRKCAQDCTGSRDVGSQLFTALLRALGLQARMVANLQPVGFGWTKLEEADPETEQTATSAPKSSDEASEAADGTRGKAKKGAKTTTKNIPVKKTSKQAPKTTSGRKTGARQASSKNAVIEIDDSDDELGLEHPDSDDASVVELAVTPRKSAPRSKKFDKDLEFPHYWTEVLSPVTKKYLPADPIVKNIVGTNRELVESLEPRGGKAEKAKQVMAYVVGFSPDGTAKDVTVRYLRKQLWPGRTKGARMPLEKVPIYNRHGKVKRYDQFDWFKSATKGYVKGSQKHPLTEEDDVEDSTDLKPAQPEKKEVKEGSETMAYYKQSKEFCLERHMKREEALLPTAKPVKTFLHKGKGGEFSPEPVYSRKDVVNVKSAETWHKQGRAPKPGEMPLKRVPYRAATTNRRREIAEAEAASGEKVLQGLYSFEQTDWIIPPPITDGVIPKNNYGYVCVLIEWIQMLTHPSNIDLFAEHMCPEGAAHVPFRGAVKVCKRLGIDYAEAVVGFEFGNRMAVPVIQGVVIAEEYHDQVMEEIRKDEAERARKEDEKRRKAALSMWSKFLKGLRIVERIRQDYGHVDDSVPVFQKHGAAKATKDAHAEEEGDKNQVDAEAMQMREEEMAGGFFPEGHDEEEVEQPKRFTSGFFPVVDENDEDEDMDDALQVDHGHDQKPHAGNGSDGAEDAENAEDQMEGSPEPEPLPAPVKARPKPKKKAVARRSSRRRRRPVSESEDEDEDDDDDFVASDDDYE; encoded by the coding sequence ATGCCTCCTTATGTACCGCGAAAGCGGTTGCGCGAGGAGTCGCCGGTCAAGCAGACCCCAAAACGCCAACAGGTAGCGAAAGGGCAAGGAAAGACTCCCGCCAGCTCCGGCCGCAGAAAGCCGACGTTGTACGACGATTTAGATGCTACCACCACGTCTGAGTCATCCAAGGTCGGCCGCGCTGCGCTTGATACCATCAGCGACAGTGACGAGACCAGTTCCTTGAGCGATTTATCTGACGGCGATTTCGAGGATGTGCCTCTTGCAAACGGTCACAAAGTGGAGGAAGTGTCTGAAGATGACGATAACGACGACATCGAGTTTGAGGATGTTCCTGCCCCGAGAGCCACCTTGGCAGTAGCGCCGACTACTTCTAAAGACCTGCAGCTCACCCTTGACGCCGGGCTTGGTACCGCGATGACTGATCCCTACGGCGATAAGAAGGGACCTACGAAGCGTGAAAAGAAGGTTCGCAATTTGACGCACTGCATTCACGTCCAGTACCTTCTGTGGCACAATGCCATTAGGAACTCATGGATATCCGACCAGGAAGTCCAGGCGATCATGATGTCTCATGTTCCGCCTCGTCTGTGGGAAGAAGTAGAGCGATGGAGAAGGACCAGCGGCTTAGTCACCAGGCCAAAGCAAACACCGACGAAGGTGGCCAAACCAGCGAAGAAGACCAGAGGAAAGGGCAAAGGAAAGAAGACCGAAAACGACGACTCTCGGGATTGGGGCGCTGCCGCTGAAAGGCTGGAGGCAGGTGCTGTCGACATGAGCCACGGCGATCCACTGTTCAGACTTATGAGGGCTCTCGCGGCGTGGTGGAGGCAACGCTTCCGCGTCACGGCACCCGGGATCCGAAAGTGGGGATACATGCCGCCTGAACGACTTGGTCGGTTACGAAAAGCCTGGGAGAAGGAAGGGAAAGATGACGAAAAGTTTGGAGAGCGGATTAATGGACTTGAAGGGTTTCGGAAATGCGCTCAGGACTGCACAGGAAGCCGAGATGTGGGATCGCAACTTTTCACCGCGCTTTTGAGGGCCTTGGGGTTGCAGGCACGGATGGTCGCGAATCTCCAGCCAGTTGGCTTCGGCTGGACGAAGTTGGAGGAGGCAGATCCTGAGACGGAACAGACCGCAACTTCGGCACCAAAAAGCAGTGACGAAGCGAGTGAGGCAGCAGATGGCACACGCGGTAAAGCGAAAAAGGGGGCGAAGACGACGACTAAGAATATTCCGGTGAAGAAGACATCGAAGCAGGCACCAAAAACAACCTCTGGACGAAAAACTGGAGCGAGACAAGCCAGTAGCAAGAACGCCGTCATTGAGATAGATGACTCGGATGATGAGCTTGGCTTGGAGCATCCGGATAGCGATGACGCGTCGGTCGTAGAGTTGGCAGTGACCCCACGAAAGTCAGCCCCGAGGTCGAAAAAGTTTGACAAGGACTTGGAATTTCCACATTATTGGACGGAAGTGCTTTCGCCGGTGACGAAGAAATATCTGCCAGCGGATCCAATCGTCAAGAACATTGTCGGTACTAATCGAGAACTGGTAGAGTCTCTGGAGCCGCGTGGAGGAAAGGCAGAGAAAGCGAAACAAGTCATGGCATATGTTGTTGGATTCTCTCCGGATGGCACAGCCAAGGACGTAACGGTTCGTTATTTGCGAAAGCAACTGTGGCCAGGTCGTACAAAAGGGGCGAGAATGCCACTGGAAAAGGTACCGATTTACAACAGGCACGGGAAGGTAAAACGATACGACCAATTCGACTGGTTCAAGTCAGCTACGAAGGGCTATGTCAAGGGCAGTCAAAAGCATCCGCTCACCGAGGAGGACGACGTTGAGGACTCGACAGATCTTAAACCCGCCCAGCCGGAGAAGAAAGAGGTCAAGGAAGGTAGCGAAACTATGGCGTACTACAAGCAGTCTAAAGAGTTCTGTCTCGAGCGTCACATGAAGCGCGAGGAGGCCCTGCTACCTACAGCAAAGCCAGTCAAGACTTTTCTCCACAAGGGGAAGGGCGGAGAATTCTCTCCAGAACCGGTCTACTCGAGGAAGGACGTGGTCAACGTCAAGAGCGCAGAGACATGGCACAAGCAAGGCAGGGCACCCAAACCTGGCGAGATGCCCCTGAAGAGGGTGCCATATCGCGCGGCTACGACCAACAGGAGACGAGAGAtcgccgaggccgaggcTGCGAGCGGCGAAAAGGTTCTTCAAGGATTGTACAGCTTTGAGCAAACGGACTGGATTATTCCGCCGCCTATAACAGATGGAGTCATCCCGAAGAACAATTACGGGTATGTCTGCGTGCTCATTGAATGGATTCAAATGCTAACACATCCCAGTAACATCGATCTCTTTGCCGAGCACATGTGTCCCGAAGGCGCCGCACACGTCCCGTTCCGAGGAGCCGTCAAGGTCTGTAAGAGGCTCGGGATCGACTACGCCGAAGCCGTTGTGGGCTTTGAGTTTGGCAATCGAATGGCCGTCCCCGTCATTCAAGGCGTTGTCATCGCCGAGGAGTATCACGACCAGGTTATGGAAGAAATTCGCAAAGACGAGGCAGAGAGAGCGCGCAAAGAGGACGAGAAGCGCCGCAAAGCAGCGCTGAGTATGTGGAGCAAGTTCTTGAAAGGTCTCAGGATCGTGGAGCGTATTCGCCAGGACTATGGTCATGTCGACGACAGTGTTCCTGTTTTCCAGAAACACGGGGCGGCCAAGGCTACCAAAGATGCTCACGCCGAGGAAGAAGGAGACAAGAACCAGGTGGACGCCGAAGCTATGCAGATGAGAGAAGAAGAGATGGCAGGCGGCTTCTTCCCCGAAGGGcacgacgaagaagaggttGAACAACCCAAGAGGTTTACCTCTGGCTTCTTCCCAGTGGTGGATGAAAACGACGAAGATGAAGACATGGATGACGCCCTGCAAGTGGATCACGGCCATGATCAGAAACCGCATGCTGGCAACGGCTCGGATGGCGCGGAAGACGCGGAAAATGCAGAGGATCAGATGGAAGGCTCACCCGAACCCGAGCCTCTTCCTGCACCAGTGAAAGCCAGACCGAAGCCCAAGAAGAAGGCAGTGGCGAGGCGATCATCTAGGCGGCGGCGAAGGCCCGTATCTGAGAGTGAAGATGAGGATgaggacgacgatgacgattTCGTGGCCTCGGACGATGACTACGAGTAG
- a CDS encoding ubiquitin-conjugating enzyme: MFALLSKWCQSGKIADHEKHSRLRRVQAHQPIARASNDIVARRSSRFLPRVAQHVKTVLAHGLVIHHRLKEPPSAAMEQVYHDKRACAATVLSVFPDICLQYLEETAAKVNHNADQTIDTILGSTEKGGSYPKASRRQKSLKRKREGSAEDDEEDEDVEKENILRLYAHPGRERETRKHYISRSEEILKHDFPQVIQKCVMKIFYDNACKLLPTYLAVDKALEDLKNGVQEGLPHGFALKKRPTPPSDRIFAGQKMAERFETATHEEKRVLEELVAARRVLIVTRNRLDAARFEAAREAANFEIAKATGSFTDCGCCYSEFALNRMVRCENGNHFFCLECARRNAETVVGLSKYEITCMSIDGCDSGFAHKERSKFINDRLSQALDRIESEANLRMAGIDGLETCPFCPYAAEYPPVDINKEFKCENPDCQVVSCRLCREETHIPRTCDEAAGDSAEGARRQIEEAMSSALIRKCNKCGMAFVKESGCNKMTCTKRGCRNVQCYVCSKSCDYAHFDDQARGGQKGNCPLFDDVNTRHNEEVQQAEAKARKDILERHPSMKAKEDLLKVNSGKLASAVSKNPPALRAAYGQQLPPQNPQAQIVPPGMNRVVGMPPANAVGPFQPQPMMPQPQAHAMVPPANVAAGVANQQLQRGPVQAQYPQGHNPNPMLDQQHRPIIGAAFPNAQHPRFPYLQPFPVPPPPAVQQGRPAVFHNPNPPRVLYQPAAQAVPMIAPHPPIIAPQPVNQVVQAIAPPGQARLNNPNYLGFEEGWGPEYGEPRELKRHKFCDKNAQRLPDILARQNIDEKAGEQPQRPEEPAQQASAKMTAAQFLAHPNCGLAEFVAGKTNRDGSQVQHPAPVSRAAQRAIDAGHEFQRQLALHRAFYRGGANGIPGGSRDHPIKMD; this comes from the exons ATGTTTGCCTTGCTGAGTAAATGGTGTCAAAGTGGAAAGATTGCTGATCATGAAAAGCATAGTCGACTTCGAAGAGTCCAGGCACATCAACCAATCGCTCGCGCCTCAAACGACATTGTTGCCCGAAGGAGTTCTAGATTTCTGCCAAGGGTCGCGCAACACGTCAAAACTGTTCTCGCTCATGGACTTGTGATACATCATCGGTTGAAAGAGCCTCCTAGCGCAGCAATGGAGCAAGTCTACCACGACAAACGTGCCTGTGCGGCTACAGTTCTCAGCGTCTTCCCAGACATATGCCTTCAGTACCTGGAGGAGACAGCCGCCAAGGTCAACCATAACGCCGATCAAACTATCGACACCATTCTGGGTTCCACCGAGAAAGGCGGATCGTACCCCAAAGCATCCCGCCGCCAGAAAAGTCTTAAGCGGAAGCGTGAAGGATCGGCTGAAGATGATGAGGAAGATGAAGATGTTGAGAAGGAAAACATCCTCCGCCTCTATGCTCACCCTGGCCGAGAGCGTGAAACGAGAAAGCACTACATTTCCAGGTC GGAGGAGATTCTGAAGCATGATTTCCCTCAAGTTATCCAGAAGTGCGTCATGAAGATCTTTTACGACAATGCCTGCAAACTGCTGCCTACGTACCTTGCCGTCGATAAAGCTCTTGAGGATCTGAAGAACGGTGTTCAAGAAGGTCTCCCTCACGGCTTTGCGCTCAAGAAGAGACCAACCCCACCATCGGATCGTATATTCGCGGGTCAGAAAATGGCTGAACGTTTCGAAACGGCGACTCACGAAGAAAAGAGAGTTTTGGAAGAACTGGTGGCCGCCCGGCGAGTGCTGATAGTTACCCGTAACAGGCTCGATGCAGCTAGATTCGAGGCTGCCAGAGAAGCTGCCAACTTTGAGATAGCAAAGGCGACTGGCAGTTTTACGGACTGTGGCTGCTGTTATAGCGAGTTCGCTCTCAATCGCATGGTCCGTTGCGAGAATGGGAACCAT TTCTTCTGTCTCGAATGTGCACGCCGCAACGCTGAAACAGTGGTTGGCCTCTCAAAGTATGAGATTACCTGCATGTCCATAGATGGATGCGATTCTGGTTTCGCTCACAAAGAACGCTCCAAGTTTATCAATGACCGACTTAGTCAAGCCCTGGATCGCATCGAATCCGAGGCTAATCTCCGCATGGCTGGCATTGACGGCCTAGAGACCTGTCCTTTCTGCCCTTATGCCGCAGAGTATCCACCGGTCGATATTAACAAGGAGTTTAAGTGCGAGAATCCCGACTGCCAGGTGGTCAGCTGCCGGCTTTGCAGAGAAGAGACCCATATACCCAGAACATGTGATGAAGCCGCTGGAGACAGCGCAGAAGGTGCTCGGCGTCAAATTGAGGAGGCCATGTCTAGTGCGCTCATCCGCAAGTGCAACAAGT GTGGCATGGCGTTTGTCAAAGAATCAGGGTGCAACAAGATGACCTGTACAAAGCGTGGATGTAGGAACGTCCAGTGTTACGTTTGTTCCAAGTCATGCGACTACGCCCACTTTGACGACCAGGCAAGAGGTGGACAGAAGGGCAATTGTCCCCTCTTTGACGATGTCAACACACGCCACAATGAGGAAGTGCAACAGGCCGAGGCAAAAGCCCGTAAAGATATTCTCGAGCGACACCCCTCGATGAAGGCAAAGGAAGATCTTCTCAAAGTCAACTCGGGAAAACTGGCATCGGCAGTCTCCAAGAACCCCCCAGCACTGCGAGCTGCCTACGGACAACAGCTTCCACCGCAAAATCCTCAGGCCCAGATTGTCCCACCCGGGATGAATCGAGTTGTTGGCATGCCTCCCGCAAACGCGGTCGGGCCTTTTCAACCTCAGCCGATGATGCCACAGCCACAGGCTCATGCGATGGTTCCGCCGGCAAATGTTGCTGCTGGAGTCGCGAATCAGCAGTTGCAAAGGGGTCCGGTACAGGCTCAATACCCTCAGGGCCATAATCCCAACCCGATGCTCGATCAGCAGCACCGCCCAATCATTGGAGCCGCTTTCCCAAATGCGCAACATCCCAGATTTCCCTACTTGCAACCATTCCCAGTACCACCGCCGCCAGCGGTTCAACAAGGTCGGCCAGCGGTGTTTCATAATCCTAACCCGCCTCGCGTGCTTTACCAGCCCGCAGCCCAAGCAGTGCCGATGATTGCGCCTCACCCGCCGATAATCGCTCCTCAGCCTGTGAATCAGGTAGTGCAGGCCATCGCGCCACCCGGCCAGGCCAGACTCAATAATCCTAACTACTTGGGTTTTGAAGAGGGATGGGGTCCAGAGTACGGAGAGCCTAGAGAGTTGAAGAGGCACAAGTTTTGCGATAAGAATGCACAGCGGCTTCCCGACATCCTGGCGAGACAGAACATTGATGAGAAGGCCGGGGAGCAACCGCAACGACCTGAAGAGCCCGCGCAACAGGCCAGCGCCAAAATGACTGCAGCTCAATTTTTAGCCCACCCCAATTGCGGACTTGCAGAGTTTGTGGCCGGCAAAACGAATCGAGATGGGTCCCAAGTTCAGCATCCGGCACCCGTGAGTCGAGCAGCCCAACGGGCTATAGACGCAGGTCACGAGTTTCAACGACAGCTTGCTCTTCACCGTGCTTTTTACCGTGGCGGGGCGAATGGTATTCCCGGAGGAAGCAGAGATCATCCTATCAAGATGGACTGA